Proteins encoded within one genomic window of Cucumis sativus cultivar 9930 chromosome 3, Cucumber_9930_V3, whole genome shotgun sequence:
- the LOC101211197 gene encoding 21 kDa protein, with amino-acid sequence MGISNSKKTLILFQLILQLTLIHSAITPQSSTEFIKSSCSSTTYPRLCFSSLSVHANAIQTSPRLLATAALSVSLSSVKSTATQILKLSHSHGLPSRDVSALNDCLEELSDSVDSLAASISEMPKLRGTNFDLAMSNVQTWVSAALTDETTCSEGFQGKTVNGGVKAEVRTKIVNIAQLTSNALSLINRIADLH; translated from the coding sequence ATGGGTATCTCAAACTCCAAGAAAACTTTGATTCTTTTCCAactaattctccaattaacaCTAATCCATTCAGCCATAACTCCACAAAGCAGCACAGAGTTCATAAAAAGCTCTTGCAGTTCCACCACTTACCCTCGTCTCtgtttttcatctctttcagTCCATGCCAATGCCATCCAAACAAGTCCCCGCCTTTTGGCCACCGCCGCCCTCTCCGTTTCCCTCTCCTCCGTCAAGTCCACCGCCACTCAAATCCTCAAGCTTTCTCACTCCCATGGCCTCCCCTCCAGAGATGTTTCTGCTCTTAACGACTGTTTGGAAGAACTGAGTGACTCTGTCGACTCCCTCGCTGCTTCCATTTCCGAGATGCCGAAGCTCCGTGGAACCAATTTCGACCTCGCAATGAGTAATGTTCAGACATGGGTTAGCGCCGCTCTGACGGATGAAACCACATGTAGCGAAGGGTTTCAGGGGAAGACGGTGAACGGAGGCGTTAAGGCTGAGGTTAGGACTAAGATTGTCAACATTGCGCAGTTGACTAGTAATGCTCTGTCTTTGATTAATCGGATAGCTGATTTGCATTAG